The Ancylothrix sp. D3o region TAAAGCGCTGGGCACCGGATGTTTGAATTACGAACTCTACAGCATCAGGGTCGCCAAATATAGAAGCCGCCAGAGCCCGGCCCCAATCTATATCAAAGCCACTTAAGTTACCGTTTTCATCAGCAAAACCCAGTCCTTGGGCATCCTTCCTCACCCCGACGCGCACGAAACCTCGGTCTAAAACTTGCTCCAAAACATTGCGGTCATTATTATCAATTAAGGGAACATTCACTCTGTCGCTCCCACTAAAGGGGGGAGAATAAACCAGTCCCCCTGGTTTGACAAACATCAGTTCGTTGAGATTCCGGGGTAGCGCAGTTTCATCGAAGTTGCGATTATAAATTTCTTCATAATTACCGATTTGTTGGATAATTTTCAAGGCAAAGTCATTTGAGACTCCCAACGATTCTCCTAAATTTCCTTCCACTCCCAAAAAACGTTTGATCTCGCTATTTCCATTGAGAAATTCATTCACATTCTGGGAGTTGATGCCAAAAAATTCGGCTTGAATGGGAGCGTTGACAGCCCAGCGCACCACATCAGCAAATTCGGACTCGTTTTCTGGCACGATTAGTCCTAGCGGTTCTTTCCCCAGATTCTCCTCCAGGATGATATGATTCCCCGGATTAGATAGGGTAGGAATTCGGCTGCTAAGAACTCCCCGATTAATTGAAACACCCTCAATTTGCCCTGCGTCATAAGCGCTAAACAAAGCATCTTGAGAAGAAAAAGTTTGAATGTTTAAAGTAATTCCAGCACGACTGACAGCATCTTCTAAATTTTGTTGAGAGCGTGTTCCAGCTAATACCCCAATCGTGGTTCCAGCTAACTGCTGTACAGAAGTAATACCACTGTTCCCCCGCACCAATACGCCTTGAGTGTCAAAGAAAACTGTCGGAGAATAGTCCACACCCAAACTGGCATCACGCAGAACTGAATGAGTTGGCAGAGTAGCACCAATATCTACTGCACCACTTGCCACAGCATAAAAGTCTTGTCCCGCTTCTACGACTACATACTCAATGGCATTGGGGTTTCCAAACAAAGCTGTAGCGAGCGCGCGACTAAAATCAATACCAATACCACTAAACGATCCATCTGCTTCCCGTTTGCTAAATCCGAGCGCGTCGTCATAAACGGCAACTCGCAAAAACCCACGATTTAAAATTTCTTGTAGTTGATTTCCGGGTCGAGTATCACTAGCAAGTCCAGCACGATTTTCTCCTGCACCATACTTTATATAATGTTCTAATCCGTTTATTAAAATGCCATTGTTAACTGCCCGTGCAACATCAGGATTATAGTCAGAATAAAAATTTTGTTTGAAGTTTATTTGTGGAGTTCTACCTTCAAAAAAACCAAGTTTTAGCCAATGTTGAAAACCGCTGGTAAATAAACCATTGCTAACAGCTTGTGCAACGTCGGGATTTTCTTGCAAGTAAATATTTTCGTCAAAATTAGGAATAGCAGAAACTGTTAAACGGGCTTCTGAGGCTCCAAATAAGGCATAATGTTCTAATCCACTGGCAAAATCTCCGTTTTTAACAGCTTGTGCTACATCAGGGTTAAGGTTAAGGTAAGAGTTTTCTTGGAAAGCAAACTGCGGGCCTCTACCTTCAAAAAACCCATGTTTTATCCAATGCTCAAAGCCACTGGTGAACAAGCCGCTGGCAACTGCTTCTGCCACGTCTGAGTTTTGTTGCAGATATATCTTTTCGTCAAAATTCATGGTGATCCTAATCTAGGAATTTTTATAAGTTCTGCGGTCAATTAACTGGCATCCTGATAAACGCTTATTTTGGGAATAATGAATAAGTCACCCCTTACAGTCGCGCTCACTCCCTATGTAAGCACTAACGATCTAAGACAATGCAGCAACGTAGCTATCTTCTCGTAAACACACCCCCGCCGCCTCTTTGCCCTCTTAGCCTTTCAAGTTGAGCAGTTTTTCTCTGTGATCTATCTAAAGACATACTTACTCTACCTCGATAAATCAATGTCTGTCAAGAGCGGCTCT contains the following coding sequences:
- a CDS encoding transporter substrate-binding domain-containing protein → MNFDEKIYLQQNSDVAEAVASGLFTSGFEHWIKHGFFEGRGPQFAFQENSYLNLNPDVAQAVKNGDFASGLEHYALFGASEARLTVSAIPNFDENIYLQENPDVAQAVSNGLFTSGFQHWLKLGFFEGRTPQINFKQNFYSDYNPDVARAVNNGILINGLEHYIKYGAGENRAGLASDTRPGNQLQEILNRGFLRVAVYDDALGFSKREADGSFSGIGIDFSRALATALFGNPNAIEYVVVEAGQDFYAVASGAVDIGATLPTHSVLRDASLGVDYSPTVFFDTQGVLVRGNSGITSVQQLAGTTIGVLAGTRSQQNLEDAVSRAGITLNIQTFSSQDALFSAYDAGQIEGVSINRGVLSSRIPTLSNPGNHIILEENLGKEPLGLIVPENESEFADVVRWAVNAPIQAEFFGINSQNVNEFLNGNSEIKRFLGVEGNLGESLGVSNDFALKIIQQIGNYEEIYNRNFDETALPRNLNELMFVKPGGLVYSPPFSGSDRVNVPLIDNNDRNVLEQVLDRGFVRVGVRKDAQGLGFADENGNLSGFDIDWGRALAASIFGDPDAVEFVIQTSGAQRFSDVANGIVDVTSRNATHNLRRDALLGVDFAPINSYDAQFVVTPTVSGITSLEQLAGGRIGVSASTTSETRLREKLSAAGVNAEVVALDNFQTIFQQYLNGELDAITGDGSLIMSSLLTLPPEQRDQHQPFREVLGEEPLAMVVDENQSQWKDVVSGVTYALYEALELGFTSENVAEAVNSSDPVIRRFLGGEGNVGESLGLANDFALKAISAVGNLIEMNNRNFPGIPVDETAALPYTEGGNLFSIPFA